A DNA window from Nerophis lumbriciformis linkage group LG03, RoL_Nlum_v2.1, whole genome shotgun sequence contains the following coding sequences:
- the fam210b gene encoding protein FAM210B, mitochondrial isoform X2, translating to MLLRTACVGLQSAGSFPARTLKNVTCALITRTCGRCGVSATSAHRGGQQPEAPRRHPHRDTVHLRRVEPARQPSGGRASSVLRRVDAAALLAGNIRPLSTMASSHAASTATASKRTGDDNNIVEASDDTAKLQSPSESSDQRSTRKQLPTRLDGKTLKDPSTPGKAPRESKPDGDKPNKTQQLKKVFKEYGAVGVSFHIGISLTSLGMFYLLISSGIDMAAVLGKVGFSQAIIQSKMAAGTSTFVLAYAVHKLFAPVRISITLMAVPLIVRYFRRTGLFKPPTSAP from the exons ATGTTGTTACGTACGGCGTGCGTTGGTCTGCAGTCCGCGGGTTCCTTCCCCGCACGCACACTGAAGAACGTCACTTGTGCGTTAATAACCAGGACGTGTGGTCGCTGCGGTGTCAGCGCGACGTCAGCTCACCGCGGAGGACAACAACCGGAAGCCCCGCGGAGGCACCCCCACCGCGACACGGTACACTTGCGGCGTGTCGAGCCCGCACGTCAGCCGAGCGGAGGCCGGGCATCGAGTGTGTTGAGGCGAGTGGACGCCGCGGCTTTGCTAGCAGGTAACATCCGGCCTTTATCCACCATGGCGTCGAGTCACGCTGCGTCCACGGCCACAGCCTCCAAGAGGACCGGCGACGACAACAACATTGTGGAG GCCAGTGATGACACTGCCAAGCTGCAGAGTCCTTCTGAAAGCTCGGACCAACGTAGTACAAGGAAGCAGCTGCCGACTAGACTA GATGGAAAAACTCTAAAGGACCCCTCAACCCCAGGAAAAGCCCCCAGAGAGTCCAAGCCAGATGGAGATAAACCTAACAAGACCCAGCAGCTTAAAAAAGTCTTTAAGGAATACGGAGCTGTAGGAGTTTCCTTTCACATCGGGATCTCCCTCACGTCTCTGGGaatgttctacctcctcatatcCAG CGGGATTGACATGGCCGCCGTGCTGGGCAAAGTGGGCTTCAGCCAGGCCATCATTCAGTCCAAGATGGCCGCGGGGACCAGCACGTTCGTCCTAGCGTACGCCGTCCACAAACTCTTTGCTCCGGTGCGCATCAGCATCACTCTGATGGCGGTGCCGCTCATCGTGCGCTACTTCAGGAGGACGGGGCTTTTCAAACCGCCCACCTCTGCGCCTTAA
- the fam210b gene encoding protein FAM210B, mitochondrial isoform X1 codes for MLLRTACVGLQSAGSFPARTLKNVTCALITRTCGRCGVSATSAHRGGQQPEAPRRHPHRDTVHLRRVEPARQPSGGRASSVLRRVDAAALLAGNIRPLSTMASSHAASTATASKRTGDDNNIVEASDDTAKLQSPSESSDQRSTRKQLPTRLVCDGKTLKDPSTPGKAPRESKPDGDKPNKTQQLKKVFKEYGAVGVSFHIGISLTSLGMFYLLISSGIDMAAVLGKVGFSQAIIQSKMAAGTSTFVLAYAVHKLFAPVRISITLMAVPLIVRYFRRTGLFKPPTSAP; via the exons ATGTTGTTACGTACGGCGTGCGTTGGTCTGCAGTCCGCGGGTTCCTTCCCCGCACGCACACTGAAGAACGTCACTTGTGCGTTAATAACCAGGACGTGTGGTCGCTGCGGTGTCAGCGCGACGTCAGCTCACCGCGGAGGACAACAACCGGAAGCCCCGCGGAGGCACCCCCACCGCGACACGGTACACTTGCGGCGTGTCGAGCCCGCACGTCAGCCGAGCGGAGGCCGGGCATCGAGTGTGTTGAGGCGAGTGGACGCCGCGGCTTTGCTAGCAGGTAACATCCGGCCTTTATCCACCATGGCGTCGAGTCACGCTGCGTCCACGGCCACAGCCTCCAAGAGGACCGGCGACGACAACAACATTGTGGAG GCCAGTGATGACACTGCCAAGCTGCAGAGTCCTTCTGAAAGCTCGGACCAACGTAGTACAAGGAAGCAGCTGCCGACTAGACTAGTTTGT GATGGAAAAACTCTAAAGGACCCCTCAACCCCAGGAAAAGCCCCCAGAGAGTCCAAGCCAGATGGAGATAAACCTAACAAGACCCAGCAGCTTAAAAAAGTCTTTAAGGAATACGGAGCTGTAGGAGTTTCCTTTCACATCGGGATCTCCCTCACGTCTCTGGGaatgttctacctcctcatatcCAG CGGGATTGACATGGCCGCCGTGCTGGGCAAAGTGGGCTTCAGCCAGGCCATCATTCAGTCCAAGATGGCCGCGGGGACCAGCACGTTCGTCCTAGCGTACGCCGTCCACAAACTCTTTGCTCCGGTGCGCATCAGCATCACTCTGATGGCGGTGCCGCTCATCGTGCGCTACTTCAGGAGGACGGGGCTTTTCAAACCGCCCACCTCTGCGCCTTAA
- the fam210b gene encoding protein FAM210B, mitochondrial isoform X3 yields the protein MLLRTACVGLQSAGSFPARTLKNVTCALITRTCGRCGVSATSAHRGGQQPEAPRRHPHRDTVHLRRVEPARQPSGGRASSVLRRVDAAALLAGNIRPLSTMASSHAASTATASKRTGDDNNIVEDGKTLKDPSTPGKAPRESKPDGDKPNKTQQLKKVFKEYGAVGVSFHIGISLTSLGMFYLLISSGIDMAAVLGKVGFSQAIIQSKMAAGTSTFVLAYAVHKLFAPVRISITLMAVPLIVRYFRRTGLFKPPTSAP from the exons ATGTTGTTACGTACGGCGTGCGTTGGTCTGCAGTCCGCGGGTTCCTTCCCCGCACGCACACTGAAGAACGTCACTTGTGCGTTAATAACCAGGACGTGTGGTCGCTGCGGTGTCAGCGCGACGTCAGCTCACCGCGGAGGACAACAACCGGAAGCCCCGCGGAGGCACCCCCACCGCGACACGGTACACTTGCGGCGTGTCGAGCCCGCACGTCAGCCGAGCGGAGGCCGGGCATCGAGTGTGTTGAGGCGAGTGGACGCCGCGGCTTTGCTAGCAGGTAACATCCGGCCTTTATCCACCATGGCGTCGAGTCACGCTGCGTCCACGGCCACAGCCTCCAAGAGGACCGGCGACGACAACAACATTGTGGAG GATGGAAAAACTCTAAAGGACCCCTCAACCCCAGGAAAAGCCCCCAGAGAGTCCAAGCCAGATGGAGATAAACCTAACAAGACCCAGCAGCTTAAAAAAGTCTTTAAGGAATACGGAGCTGTAGGAGTTTCCTTTCACATCGGGATCTCCCTCACGTCTCTGGGaatgttctacctcctcatatcCAG CGGGATTGACATGGCCGCCGTGCTGGGCAAAGTGGGCTTCAGCCAGGCCATCATTCAGTCCAAGATGGCCGCGGGGACCAGCACGTTCGTCCTAGCGTACGCCGTCCACAAACTCTTTGCTCCGGTGCGCATCAGCATCACTCTGATGGCGGTGCCGCTCATCGTGCGCTACTTCAGGAGGACGGGGCTTTTCAAACCGCCCACCTCTGCGCCTTAA